AACAATTCACAGCCTACTTACTACCGTCTACTTCCTACTAACCCTCTATATCGCCCAATCCCTTACGGTAAGCGACGAGCTTTTCGCGAACACTTGCGTCAGAGAGGGCGACGATGTGGACGGCGAGGAAACCGGCATTTTTGCCGTTGCCGATGCCGACTGTTGCCACCGGGATTCCCGGGGGCATCTGCACGATAGAGTGCAGGGCATCGACGCCGTTGAGCGGGCCACCCGCGCAGGGCAGGCCAATAACCGGAAGAATCGTGTGCCCTGCGAGCACGCCCGGGAGGGCTGCAGCGAGGCCGGCAACACCGATGAGGACCTGAAGGCCTCGCCCGGCGGCTTCGCGAGCATACTTCGCGGTTGCATTCGGGGTGCGGTGTGCAGAGAGGATGTTGAATTCCCACACGATGCCGAACTGGTCGAGCACCGCGGTGATTTTGTCTACAGTTTCCTGGTCGGACTTGCTACCCGCAACGATACCGACCTTTGCATTCGGAACTTCATTAATCTGCATTTTCAAGTTTCCTTGTTAAAATCATATAGTAGAAAGTTTTCAGTAGGAAGACGTCCGTAACAAAATGGATTGCTTCGTCGTTACACTCCTCGCAATGACGCGCCGGATCCAGTCACAATTGTTCAAACGAAACATAATGGATCCCCTACGCTTCGCTCCGAGGATGACAACTCAGAGCGACACGTTTGCGGCACTGCCTACTTCCTACCTCTACTTCCTACTTCTTTGCGAGTCTTGCAAGGCCCTTCTTACCGATGTCCTTGCGGTAGAACTTGCCTTCGAACTGAACCTTTTCGCAGGCGGCGTAAGCGATGTTCAAGGCTTCCTGGAGCGTTGCACCATGGCCCACCACGCCAAACACGCGACCACCGTTAGTCACCAGCTTGCCGTCAGCCATCTTGGTACCGGCATGGAGCACCTGGGCGCCATTCTTTTCGGCCTCTTCGATACCCGTGACGACCTTGCCCTTTTCGTAAGAGCCCGGATAACCGGCGCTGGCAAGCACGACGATAGCGGAGCTGCCCTTCGGAGCCTTCGGGGCACCGAGCTTGGCGAGTTCACCCTTTTCAGCAGCGTCGAACAAGGCGAGCACGTCGCCGTCATAGAGCGGAAGCACAATCTGGCATTCGGGGTCGCCGAGGCGGCAGTTGTATTCCACCACCTTCGGGCCCTTCGCAGTCACCATGATACCTACGTAGAGAACGCCCGTATAAGGCT
This is a stretch of genomic DNA from Fibrobacter succinogenes. It encodes these proteins:
- a CDS encoding phosphoribosylamine--glycine ligase, translating into VCDGKDYVILSSAQDHKRVFDDDKGPNTGGMGAYSPAPVVTDALLDEVKKTIIEPTLKGMAAEGKPYTGVLYVGIMVTAKGPKVVEYNCRLGDPECQIVLPLYDGDVLALFDAAEKGELAKLGAPKAPKGSSAIVVLASAGYPGSYEKGKVVTGIEEAEKNGAQVLHAGTKMADGKLVTNGGRVFGVVGHGATLQEALNIAYAACEKVQFEGKFYRKDIGKKGLARLAKK
- the purE gene encoding 5-(carboxyamino)imidazole ribonucleotide mutase; protein product: MQINEVPNAKVGIVAGSKSDQETVDKITAVLDQFGIVWEFNILSAHRTPNATAKYAREAAGRGLQVLIGVAGLAAALPGVLAGHTILPVIGLPCAGGPLNGVDALHSIVQMPPGIPVATVGIGNGKNAGFLAVHIVALSDASVREKLVAYRKGLGDIEG